Proteins encoded by one window of Thermobaculum terrenum ATCC BAA-798:
- a CDS encoding ATP-binding cassette domain-containing protein, translating to MSISFRGITFRYWRSASPVLDEFSWDVPMGRTVLLGPNGAGKTTLLSIGADLLRPKRGQVLLGNLNPRRRTQRGQYRRAVGWMPQQIRAVPGLTAREQVAYAGWLKGLSRSGAWESAAQALDRVGLRNLMDRKASELSGGQLRRVGLAQVLVHSPSVMLLDEPSVGLDPAQRARFREILYELPPDIPVVVSTHQVDDLSELFNTVVVLESGKLRFTGTVEDFMSLAPSNLDGRNAEIAYSKVINGEY from the coding sequence ATGAGCATTTCTTTTAGAGGAATTACATTTCGTTATTGGAGATCAGCATCGCCGGTCTTGGACGAGTTCTCCTGGGATGTGCCCATGGGTAGAACGGTGTTGCTAGGGCCTAATGGCGCAGGTAAGACCACACTGTTGTCTATCGGTGCTGATCTATTGCGACCCAAACGTGGCCAGGTGCTTTTGGGGAATCTCAACCCGAGACGACGTACACAGAGAGGGCAGTATAGAAGAGCTGTCGGCTGGATGCCTCAGCAGATACGCGCAGTTCCAGGGCTGACTGCAAGGGAGCAAGTGGCCTATGCAGGCTGGCTAAAAGGACTGAGCAGGTCAGGCGCTTGGGAATCTGCTGCTCAGGCTCTGGACAGAGTGGGGCTAAGGAACCTAATGGATAGAAAGGCTTCTGAACTCTCTGGCGGGCAGTTGCGAAGAGTAGGTTTGGCACAAGTCCTGGTACACAGTCCATCAGTAATGCTTCTAGATGAACCTAGCGTGGGACTCGATCCTGCCCAAAGAGCACGTTTTCGAGAGATACTATACGAGTTACCACCAGATATCCCTGTAGTGGTATCTACTCATCAGGTCGATGATTTATCAGAGTTGTTCAATACGGTCGTGGTGCTAGAATCTGGCAAGCTACGCTTCACGGGCACTGTAGAGGACTTCATGTCACTGGCTCCCTCTAATCTTGATGGTCGCAACGCCGAGATCGCATACTCTAAGGTGATCAATGGAGAGTATTGA
- the topA gene encoding type I DNA topoisomerase, with translation MANKLVIVESPTKAKTISRYLGRGYSIKASMGHVRDLPKSKLGVDTEHDFQPQYLIPRDKSKTVKELKESVASAREVYLATDPDREGEAIAWHLIQATGMDTSKARRVVFHEITPDAVRNAMANPREIDMRLVDAQQARRVLDRLVGYNISPLLWKKVKRGLSAGRVQSVALRLVVDREREIQSFVPVEYWTISADLAKQPAKGRKPSRKDQFRALLVRINDEKVEISNEEQARAIIEALEGATYKVLEVKQREIQRKPAPPFITSTMQQEASRKLNFNARRTMSVAQSLYEGVSLGDEGDVGLITYMRTDSTNVATVAQEEARQVIAQLFGDKYLPEKPPVYTKKAKNAQEAHEAIRPTSVKRHPDAIKQYLTSDQYKLYKLIWQRFIASQMANAIIDGTTVDIAAEPRSGGAPYIFRATGSVIKFDGFLVVYQEGKDDDQEEELGSKALPPMTEGEVLNLIQLLPEQHFTQPPPRYTEASLVKALEEQGIGRPSTYAIILSTLQERYYVVKDGKALVPTELGMLVNDLLVEHFPDIVDVNFTSQMEEELDDIASGERAWVPVIKEFYGPFERKVRIAEEEMQKVDIQDEPAGENCPNCGRPMVFKMGRYGKFIACSGFPECRTTKAIVNRTGVQCPACRQGELVERRSRKGRRSIFYACDRYPDCEFTISAKPLPQPCPACGGLQVEDGKNGQKCIRCDGQGNILQKSA, from the coding sequence ATGGCAAACAAACTAGTAATAGTTGAGTCGCCTACCAAGGCCAAGACGATCAGCAGATATTTGGGCAGAGGCTACTCGATCAAAGCCTCTATGGGGCACGTCCGAGACCTCCCCAAGAGCAAGCTGGGAGTAGATACCGAGCACGACTTCCAGCCACAGTACCTCATACCCAGAGATAAATCAAAGACAGTTAAAGAGCTCAAGGAGAGCGTGGCCTCGGCACGAGAGGTGTATCTAGCAACTGACCCCGATCGTGAGGGGGAAGCTATCGCCTGGCATCTGATACAGGCCACTGGTATGGACACTAGCAAAGCCCGAAGAGTCGTATTTCACGAGATAACACCAGATGCAGTACGCAACGCCATGGCTAATCCTCGCGAGATCGACATGAGGCTCGTAGATGCTCAGCAAGCTCGAAGAGTCCTTGACCGACTTGTCGGCTACAATATCAGCCCTCTTCTATGGAAGAAGGTCAAGAGAGGACTATCGGCAGGAAGAGTACAATCAGTGGCCCTGAGACTGGTAGTTGATCGTGAGCGAGAGATCCAGTCCTTTGTGCCAGTAGAATACTGGACCATCTCTGCCGACCTTGCCAAGCAACCAGCGAAGGGCAGGAAGCCGAGTCGGAAGGATCAGTTCAGGGCCTTACTGGTAAGGATCAACGACGAGAAAGTAGAGATCTCCAACGAGGAGCAGGCCAGGGCGATAATCGAGGCTCTGGAAGGTGCCACGTACAAGGTACTTGAAGTCAAGCAGCGGGAGATCCAAAGAAAGCCCGCGCCTCCCTTTATCACCAGCACCATGCAACAGGAGGCATCCAGGAAACTTAATTTCAACGCCCGCCGAACCATGAGCGTGGCCCAGAGTCTATACGAAGGAGTATCACTGGGCGATGAGGGTGATGTCGGTCTAATAACTTATATGAGGACCGACAGTACCAACGTGGCTACTGTGGCTCAGGAAGAAGCCAGGCAGGTCATTGCCCAGTTGTTTGGGGACAAGTATCTCCCTGAAAAGCCGCCGGTATACACCAAAAAGGCCAAGAACGCTCAAGAAGCACACGAGGCCATAAGGCCCACCAGCGTCAAGAGGCATCCTGATGCCATAAAGCAGTACCTTACATCTGACCAGTACAAGCTCTACAAGCTTATATGGCAGAGGTTTATAGCCAGCCAGATGGCCAACGCAATAATAGACGGCACCACCGTCGATATAGCAGCAGAACCCAGGAGCGGTGGAGCCCCCTATATCTTCAGAGCTACAGGCTCGGTAATAAAGTTCGATGGCTTTTTGGTAGTGTACCAGGAAGGCAAGGACGACGATCAGGAAGAGGAGCTGGGCAGTAAGGCTCTGCCTCCTATGACAGAGGGAGAGGTGCTGAACCTGATACAACTGTTGCCTGAGCAGCACTTCACACAACCTCCCCCGAGATATACCGAGGCATCGCTGGTGAAGGCTCTGGAGGAACAGGGTATAGGGAGACCTAGCACCTATGCCATAATCCTCTCCACGCTGCAGGAAAGATACTACGTGGTCAAAGACGGCAAAGCATTAGTACCAACGGAGCTGGGTATGCTCGTCAACGACCTGCTGGTCGAGCACTTCCCGGACATAGTCGACGTAAACTTTACATCTCAGATGGAAGAGGAGCTAGATGATATAGCCTCCGGAGAGCGCGCATGGGTGCCGGTGATTAAGGAATTTTATGGGCCGTTCGAGCGCAAGGTGCGCATAGCGGAAGAAGAGATGCAGAAGGTTGACATTCAGGACGAACCGGCAGGCGAAAACTGTCCCAACTGCGGCAGACCCATGGTCTTCAAGATGGGCAGATATGGCAAGTTTATAGCCTGCTCTGGTTTCCCTGAGTGCCGTACGACCAAGGCCATAGTCAACCGCACAGGGGTGCAGTGCCCAGCCTGTCGGCAGGGAGAACTGGTTGAGAGGCGTTCCCGCAAAGGCAGGAGATCTATCTTCTATGCATGCGACAGGTATCCAGATTGTGAGTTCACGATAAGCGCCAAACCCCTTCCACAGCCCTGCCCGGCCTGCGGTGGCCTCCAGGTCGAAGATGGCAAGAACGGGCAAAAGTGCATCAGGTGCGACGGGCAGGGAAATATACTGCAGAAAAGCGCTTAG
- a CDS encoding mannose-1-phosphate guanylyltransferase → MYVIVLAGGGGTRLWPHSRSNNPKHLLRLVKSDTTMIQETVRRILPLTSPDKILVVTNHKHADEVRKQLPEIPHDNVLEEPVGRNSGPAVGYGALHVAHVDPEAVILTCPADHVILKEEEFRSAVKAAAQVALDNYLVTMGISPGYPDTGYGYMELGEEIKQVDGYKVHRVLRFTEKPDLQTATEYVNSGRFVWNSGMFIWKASVILEEISKYMPNLHAALQKIKDVVGTPEERHVVNELWPQLEDLSIDYGVLEKSDRVVTIPVDIGWSDVGDWGALAEILEKDENGNSLIGDVMTFDTRNSLIYSSGCLVTTIGLEDMIVVSTGDAVLVCPKSRAEEVRKIVNKLREMGRDTHL, encoded by the coding sequence ATGTATGTAATTGTGCTGGCAGGTGGCGGTGGGACTCGACTATGGCCCCACAGCAGATCCAATAACCCCAAGCACCTGCTAAGGCTGGTAAAGTCGGATACTACTATGATCCAGGAAACGGTCAGAAGGATTTTGCCGCTTACATCCCCGGACAAGATCCTGGTGGTCACTAACCACAAACACGCAGATGAGGTAAGAAAGCAGCTTCCTGAGATCCCTCATGATAACGTGCTGGAAGAACCAGTCGGGCGTAACTCAGGACCAGCCGTCGGCTACGGAGCGCTGCATGTGGCCCATGTTGACCCTGAGGCAGTTATTCTGACCTGCCCAGCAGATCACGTGATACTCAAGGAGGAAGAGTTTCGTTCTGCCGTAAAGGCGGCTGCTCAGGTAGCCCTCGATAACTACCTGGTCACCATGGGCATATCTCCAGGCTATCCGGATACAGGCTACGGTTACATGGAGCTGGGAGAAGAGATAAAGCAAGTCGATGGCTATAAAGTCCACAGGGTGCTCAGGTTCACTGAGAAGCCCGACCTGCAGACAGCCACCGAATATGTGAACAGCGGCAGGTTCGTATGGAATAGCGGCATGTTCATCTGGAAAGCCTCGGTGATCCTCGAAGAGATCTCCAAATACATGCCCAATCTGCACGCGGCACTCCAAAAGATCAAGGATGTAGTAGGAACTCCAGAAGAACGCCATGTAGTTAATGAACTGTGGCCACAGCTGGAGGATCTCAGCATCGACTATGGAGTGCTTGAGAAATCTGACAGAGTGGTTACCATACCTGTAGATATAGGCTGGAGCGACGTAGGTGACTGGGGAGCACTCGCGGAGATCCTCGAAAAGGACGAGAATGGGAACTCCCTAATAGGGGATGTTATGACGTTCGACACCCGAAATTCATTAATATATAGCTCTGGATGTCTGGTAACCACAATCGGACTGGAGGACATGATAGTGGTATCGACTGGAGATGCCGTGCTAGTGTGTCCAAAGAGCAGGGCTGAGGAGGTGCGCAAGATAGTTAACAAGCTGAGGGAGATGGGCAGAGATACCCACCTGTAG
- a CDS encoding polyprenol monophosphomannose synthase, producing MKSIRPALVIVPCYNERDNIGNLINEILAQSDDFDILVIDDNSPDGTAEVVKALQREHPQVHLMQRSRKLGLGTAYRAGFKFALDRDYRYIITMDADFSHQPCYLPKMLELAASADLVIGSRYVPGGGTSGWPVHRRFISGFANWLARTVLGLSAHDCTAGFRCYRRETLIRVDPDTILSSGYSFLIEMLYKVETQRMRVVELPIIFVDRIAGKSKISRYEIYKALYTLGRLKFPNLPWGRIARIGGKYGEPGAVAISIFALLSMVWALVKRKDISDDFDASER from the coding sequence TTGAAAAGTATCAGGCCAGCGCTCGTTATAGTGCCATGTTACAACGAGCGTGACAACATAGGTAATCTAATAAACGAGATCCTGGCTCAAAGTGATGATTTCGATATCCTGGTAATAGATGATAACAGCCCTGATGGTACCGCCGAGGTCGTAAAGGCTCTCCAGAGAGAACACCCTCAGGTGCATCTCATGCAGAGAAGCAGAAAGCTTGGTCTAGGTACCGCATATCGGGCTGGCTTCAAGTTCGCACTAGACAGGGATTACCGATACATAATAACCATGGACGCGGACTTCTCCCATCAGCCGTGCTATTTGCCGAAGATGCTTGAGCTCGCTGCTTCGGCAGATCTGGTCATAGGTTCTCGTTATGTGCCAGGAGGTGGTACTTCCGGTTGGCCGGTGCACCGCAGGTTTATAAGCGGCTTCGCTAACTGGCTGGCCAGGACGGTACTGGGACTTTCTGCTCATGACTGCACCGCAGGTTTCAGGTGCTATAGAAGAGAGACTCTTATAAGGGTAGATCCTGATACCATCCTTTCCAGTGGGTATAGCTTCCTTATAGAGATGCTCTACAAGGTAGAAACGCAGCGCATGCGGGTGGTTGAGTTGCCCATAATCTTCGTGGACAGGATAGCGGGCAAGAGCAAGATAAGCAGATATGAGATCTATAAAGCCCTATATACTTTGGGGCGCCTGAAATTTCCTAACCTGCCATGGGGACGCATAGCTCGCATAGGGGGCAAGTACGGAGAGCCGGGAGCGGTCGCCATAAGCATATTTGCTCTTTTGAGCATGGTTTGGGCTTTGGTGAAGCGCAAGGATATAAGTGACGATTTTGACGCTAGCGAGAGATAG
- the rplU gene encoding 50S ribosomal protein L21, translated as MYAVIRTGGKQYKVAVGDQLSVEKLPAEAGQAVQFDDVLLVADGENVKVGTPTVEGALVKATVLDQERGPKIRIFKFKAKKRYRRRAGHKQNYTRVKIDEIVA; from the coding sequence TTGTACGCTGTAATTCGCACCGGCGGCAAGCAGTATAAGGTAGCTGTTGGTGATCAGCTTAGTGTGGAGAAGTTGCCTGCAGAGGCTGGCCAGGCCGTTCAGTTCGATGACGTGCTTCTGGTTGCCGATGGCGAGAACGTCAAAGTTGGGACCCCTACAGTAGAGGGGGCTCTCGTAAAGGCTACCGTCCTGGATCAGGAGAGGGGACCTAAGATCAGGATTTTCAAGTTCAAGGCTAAGAAGCGTTATCGCAGGCGGGCAGGCCACAAGCAGAACTACACCAGAGTAAAGATAGACGAAATAGTTGCCTAG
- the rpmA gene encoding 50S ribosomal protein L27, with product MAHKKGVGSSRNGRDSNPKYLGVKKFDGEYVKPGMIIVRQRGTKIRPGDNVGLGKDYTIFSLVEGTVKFTPYSKTQKKVSVVPLAQ from the coding sequence ATGGCTCATAAGAAGGGTGTTGGAAGCTCTAGAAACGGTCGAGATAGCAATCCTAAGTACCTGGGCGTCAAGAAGTTCGATGGTGAGTATGTCAAGCCTGGCATGATCATAGTTCGCCAGAGGGGTACCAAGATCAGGCCGGGTGATAACGTGGGCCTTGGTAAGGACTATACGATCTTCTCCCTGGTAGAGGGGACCGTAAAGTTCACCCCCTACTCCAAGACTCAGAAGAAGGTCAGTGTAGTACCTCTGGCTCAGTAG
- the rpmE gene encoding 50S ribosomal protein L31, with the protein MKPNIHPQYVEATVHCSCGNTWKTRSTKPNIRVDLCSKCHPFFTGEQRIVDTAGQVDRFMRRLERRQAGRGGGTPVTIPAEERPTVAEAESQEQ; encoded by the coding sequence ATGAAGCCAAACATTCATCCTCAGTACGTAGAAGCAACAGTTCACTGCTCTTGTGGAAATACCTGGAAGACCAGGTCCACCAAGCCCAATATAAGGGTTGACCTTTGCTCTAAGTGCCATCCATTCTTCACCGGCGAGCAAAGGATCGTGGATACTGCTGGTCAGGTAGACCGCTTCATGCGCAGGCTGGAGAGGCGTCAGGCTGGTAGGGGTGGTGGTACACCCGTGACGATTCCAGCTGAGGAGCGTCCTACAGTTGCGGAGGCAGAGTCCCAGGAGCAATAG
- a CDS encoding RNA methyltransferase has translation MSDKPRLRQLKAKALKDFLRGVQRPEVDLVFLLQDLEDPVNVGAAFRIADGCEASEIILTGKTPTPPDSTIAGVGRGAHRRIPWRYVEHADEALVELKGMGYMACAIEVAEGAVPYYSLKYPDRVCLVVGHEYHGVTTRTLSVCDNAVYIPMYGKIKSLNVHVALAVVAFHVLHQQLICG, from the coding sequence ATGAGCGACAAGCCCAGGTTACGCCAGCTGAAGGCGAAGGCATTGAAGGATTTCCTGAGAGGCGTGCAGCGCCCAGAGGTAGACCTGGTTTTCCTGCTACAGGATCTGGAAGACCCGGTTAACGTGGGCGCTGCTTTTCGCATAGCTGATGGGTGCGAGGCCTCGGAGATAATACTAACTGGTAAGACGCCGACTCCTCCTGATTCAACCATCGCTGGTGTTGGCAGAGGAGCGCACAGGCGTATCCCATGGCGGTATGTGGAGCATGCTGACGAGGCTCTAGTTGAGCTCAAAGGGATGGGATACATGGCCTGTGCTATCGAGGTGGCTGAGGGAGCAGTCCCTTATTATTCCTTGAAGTATCCGGACAGAGTATGCCTGGTTGTAGGGCATGAGTACCATGGAGTTACGACCAGGACTCTATCGGTCTGTGACAACGCTGTGTACATCCCTATGTATGGCAAGATAAAGTCCTTGAACGTTCACGTGGCGTTGGCTGTAGTCGCGTTTCACGTCCTGCATCAGCAGCTCATCTGTGGCTAG
- a CDS encoding DUF4129 domain-containing protein: protein MLSQIIAPKNWVIVLLTGSESCLLYLAMLVFSSEPRFVPPMIWMWLLGVIAYFIPRLFQGRSHELYAGMTISCFLATSVLSVKYLCYPQIAWSDADWIRDYLLSLLGEGNLSVHNPGFVSLASIIIWLRQVLRNTPDSEDIEYYLRIAVIPISILTVIGIGRLGNNPSVTSLIVLSLAGCYTLGIASLAVSNSFRQEGEELIGKGIVGRWLISSLFPIAILALLGIGLSLLLYSPQTSLIDILLKIVSTILGWILLIISLIVQLILVPVIYLIAKIFEPALNRLNLNPLPERPPRNAQEDLERIIRQRGEGLPQHTLEIALIVGVLLIVLFLLIRHRPSRDKLTKASVQREHAYGDLELGKTLRNLLARLARRGKKMATDPLMFLLRDSRWRYTAEVRRTYREVLGLYREIGKPRLPYETPLEHSTHQGLSSLVELADLYDLARYSRKPLTAQDAARARELAEEIRSKLRVETNSSSSHR from the coding sequence ATGCTCAGTCAGATCATAGCCCCCAAAAACTGGGTAATAGTTCTGTTGACAGGATCGGAATCTTGCTTGCTTTACCTCGCGATGCTGGTCTTCTCATCTGAGCCTCGCTTTGTTCCACCTATGATATGGATGTGGCTCCTGGGTGTGATCGCCTACTTTATACCTAGACTTTTTCAGGGTCGTAGCCACGAATTGTATGCAGGCATGACAATTAGTTGCTTCCTGGCAACTAGTGTGCTCTCAGTGAAATACCTATGCTACCCCCAGATCGCTTGGAGCGACGCCGACTGGATAAGGGACTACCTGCTTTCGCTGCTGGGCGAGGGGAATCTGTCTGTTCATAATCCGGGATTCGTATCCCTGGCAAGCATCATCATCTGGTTACGGCAGGTACTAAGGAACACTCCAGATTCCGAAGATATCGAGTACTATCTGCGCATTGCCGTCATACCCATCTCAATTCTCACTGTTATAGGGATAGGAAGACTAGGCAATAACCCCAGCGTTACATCGCTGATAGTACTATCCCTGGCAGGATGTTATACCTTGGGCATAGCATCCTTAGCCGTAAGCAACTCCTTCCGCCAGGAAGGCGAAGAGCTTATCGGCAAAGGGATCGTAGGAAGATGGCTAATCTCCTCCCTATTCCCAATAGCCATCCTGGCACTTCTAGGCATAGGCTTATCCCTGCTGCTGTACTCACCACAGACATCGCTGATAGACATCCTGTTGAAGATTGTCTCTACTATCTTGGGATGGATATTGCTCATCATTAGCCTGATAGTTCAATTGATCCTGGTACCAGTAATCTACCTCATAGCCAAGATCTTTGAGCCAGCGTTGAACAGGCTGAATCTGAACCCTCTACCCGAACGACCTCCCAGGAACGCTCAGGAAGACCTCGAACGTATCATCAGGCAACGCGGTGAGGGATTACCCCAGCACACGCTCGAGATCGCGCTGATAGTGGGTGTACTGCTGATAGTCCTGTTTCTGTTGATCAGGCACAGGCCATCCCGAGATAAACTTACCAAGGCAAGCGTACAAAGAGAGCACGCTTACGGAGACCTGGAACTGGGGAAGACCCTGCGTAACCTGCTGGCAAGGTTGGCCAGGCGGGGTAAAAAGATGGCCACAGATCCTCTTATGTTCCTCCTCAGAGACTCCAGATGGCGTTACACTGCCGAGGTAAGAAGAACATACCGGGAAGTACTAGGGCTCTACCGGGAAATAGGCAAACCCAGGCTGCCCTACGAAACCCCATTGGAACATAGCACTCATCAAGGGCTATCCTCGCTTGTAGAGCTAGCTGACCTCTACGATCTGGCCAGGTACAGCCGAAAGCCATTGACCGCACAGGATGCTGCAAGAGCTAGAGAACTTGCAGAGGAGATAAGAAGTAAGCTAAGGGTTGAAACCAACTCATCTTCTAGCCACAGATGA